One Chaetodon trifascialis isolate fChaTrf1 chromosome 21, fChaTrf1.hap1, whole genome shotgun sequence genomic window carries:
- the LOC139349985 gene encoding urotensin-2 receptor, protein MNNNTVQLNTSPPRVGGGSGTVDHELIITSTFGTLLSVVYIIGVSGNVYTLVVMCHSIRFATSMYISIINLALADLLYLSTIPFVVSTYFLKDWYFGDVGCRILLSLDLLTMHASIFTLTVMCTERYLAVTKPLDTVKRSKSYRKALAWGVWVLSLVLTVPMMIMVAQTTKNTPDGGVKRMCAPTWAPLAYKVYVTVLFGTSIMAPGLIIGYLYVKLARTYLESQRNSVLSRDGKRSPKQKVLIMIFTIVLVFWACFLPFWIWQLLPLYHTKPLSLASQTHTCINYLVASLTYSNSCINPFLYTLLTKNYREYLKNRHRSFYRYTSSFKQRPPSLYSWGKSASSSNQFEFNSETLVMGTLK, encoded by the coding sequence ATGAACAACAATACTGTTCAATTAAACACGAGTCCGCCGCGGGTCGGCGGTGGCTCCGGGACCGTGGATCATGAactcatcatcacctccactTTCGGGACGCTTCTGTCTGTTGTCTACATCATCGGAGTATCGGGGAATGTGTACACCCTGGTGGTGATGTGTCACTCCATCCGCTTCGCCACTTCTATGTACATCTCCATCATCAATCTGGCTCTGGCGGACTTGCTCTACCTCTCCACCATCCCCTTCGTGGTGTCCACGTACTTCCTCAAGGACTGGTATTTCGGGGATGTGGGATGTCGCATCCTGCTCAGCCTGGACCTCCTCACCATGCACGCCAGCATCTTCACCCTCACAGTCATGTGCACGGAGCGCTACCTGGCCGTCACCAAGCCGCTGGACACGGTGAAACGCTCTAAGAGTTATCGCAAAGCGCTGGCGTGGGGCGTCTGGGTGCTTTCTCTGGTCCTCACTGTGCCCATGATGATAATGGTTGCCCAGACTACTAAGAACACGCCGGACGGGGGTGTGAAGAGGATGTGCGCACCCACCTGGGCGCCCCTGGCTTACAAAGTGTACGTGACTGTCCTGTTTGGCACCAGCATCATGGCACCGGGGCTCATTATTGGTTACCTGTACGTCAAGTTAGCCCGCACTTATTTAGAATCTCAGCGCAACTCTGTGCTCAGCAGAGACGGGAAGCGCTCCCCCAAGCAGAAAGTGTTGATTATGATCTTCACCATCGTGCTGGTGTTCTGGGCGTGCTTCCTGCCGTTCTGGATCTGGCAGCTGCTGCCACTGTACCACACCAAGCCACTGAGCTTGGCCTCGCAGACGCACACCTGCATCAACTACCTGGTGGCGAGCCTCACATACAGCAACAGCTGCATAAACCCTTTCCTCTACACACTGCTCACCAAGAACTACAGGGAGTACCTGAAGAACCGGCACAGGAGCTTCTACAGGTACACGTCCTCGTTCAAGCAGCGGCCGCCCAGCCTCTACTCGTGGGGGAAGTCTGCGTCCTCCAGCAATCAGTTTGAGTTCAACTCCGAGACGCTGGTCATGGGAACACTGAAGTGA